The Rhabdothermincola sediminis genome window below encodes:
- a CDS encoding redox-sensing transcriptional repressor Rex, which translates to MERGPRRIPEATVARLPVYLRILLELAEEKATTISSERLAELAGVNAAKVRKDLSYLGSYGTRGVGYDVEYLLFQMSRELGLTHDWPVVIVGIGNLGAALANYGGFGARGFPVAALIDADPAKQGMEVAGLRVRHLDELPDVVREHEVAIGIIATPASVAQQVADRLTEAGVTSILNFAPTVISVPPGASLRKVDLALELQILSFYRQHAAIDAATRTGATGHGNGGSTPRGELNPDAGGGAARLSGGRGVGKPAKAAESERRAATVDRRPRPARASAETGPG; encoded by the coding sequence ATGGAGCGCGGCCCTCGACGGATCCCGGAGGCCACCGTCGCTCGCTTGCCCGTCTACCTGCGGATCCTGCTCGAGCTGGCGGAGGAGAAGGCGACCACCATCTCCTCCGAGCGGCTGGCGGAGCTGGCCGGGGTCAACGCCGCGAAGGTTCGCAAGGACCTGTCGTACCTGGGTAGCTACGGCACCCGGGGCGTGGGGTACGACGTCGAGTACCTGCTGTTCCAGATGAGCCGCGAGCTGGGCCTCACCCATGACTGGCCGGTGGTGATCGTGGGCATCGGCAACCTCGGGGCAGCCCTGGCCAACTACGGTGGGTTCGGAGCCCGTGGTTTCCCGGTGGCGGCCCTGATCGACGCGGATCCCGCGAAGCAGGGGATGGAGGTCGCGGGCCTGCGGGTCCGGCATCTGGACGAGCTGCCCGACGTGGTGCGCGAGCACGAGGTCGCCATCGGCATCATCGCCACCCCTGCCTCCGTGGCCCAGCAGGTCGCCGACCGGCTGACCGAGGCCGGTGTGACGTCGATCCTGAACTTCGCTCCGACCGTGATCTCGGTGCCACCGGGAGCGTCGTTGCGCAAGGTCGACCTCGCGCTCGAGCTGCAGATCCTCAGCTTCTACCGCCAGCACGCGGCGATCGACGCCGCCACGCGCACCGGCGCGACCGGTCACGGGAACGGCGGGTCGACCCCCCGTGGCGAGTTGAACCCGGACGCCGGTGGTGGCGCCGCCAGGCTCTCGGGCGGCCGGGGGGTGGGGAAGCCGGCCAAGGCGGCTGAGTCCGAGCGGCGGGCCGCGACCGTGGATCGCCGGCCTCGGCCGGCACGGGCGAGCGCCGAGACAGGTCCGGGCTGA
- the proC gene encoding pyrroline-5-carboxylate reductase, giving the protein MIRLQLVGGGRMGEALLAGLLRAGWAEPGELAVVERIAARRDELGSAFPGVAVIDAPVPAEGAVIAVKPGDVPEACKEVALAGVRQVLSIAAGVDTGTLESVLGGGVAVVRAMPNTPAVVGCGAAAIAGGASAGQADLDWARSILDAVGIVVEVKEEQLDAVTGLSGSGPAYLFLVAESLIEAGVLVGLPREVAEVLAVQTIIGSGTLLRESDEHAAVLRAAVTSPGGTTAVGLHELERGGVRSAFLAAVQAATERSRQLGRG; this is encoded by the coding sequence ATGATTCGACTCCAGCTGGTGGGCGGGGGCCGCATGGGCGAGGCCCTCCTGGCCGGACTGCTCCGGGCGGGGTGGGCGGAGCCCGGCGAGCTAGCCGTGGTGGAGCGCATCGCTGCCCGCCGCGACGAGCTCGGCTCGGCCTTCCCCGGCGTCGCCGTCATCGACGCACCCGTGCCAGCCGAGGGTGCGGTCATCGCGGTCAAGCCGGGCGACGTGCCGGAGGCGTGCAAGGAGGTCGCGCTCGCCGGCGTGCGGCAGGTGCTGTCGATCGCGGCCGGCGTCGACACCGGCACCCTCGAGTCGGTGCTGGGTGGCGGGGTGGCCGTGGTGCGAGCCATGCCGAACACTCCGGCGGTCGTGGGGTGCGGAGCGGCGGCCATCGCAGGCGGGGCCAGCGCCGGGCAGGCCGACCTCGACTGGGCTCGGTCCATCCTCGATGCCGTCGGGATCGTGGTGGAGGTCAAGGAGGAGCAGCTCGACGCGGTGACCGGGCTGTCGGGTTCGGGGCCGGCGTACCTCTTCCTGGTGGCGGAGAGCCTGATCGAAGCGGGCGTCCTCGTGGGGCTACCCCGAGAGGTGGCCGAGGTGCTCGCCGTGCAGACGATCATCGGTTCGGGCACGCTGCTGCGCGAGTCCGACGAGCACGCGGCCGTGCTGCGCGCCGCGGTGACCTCTCCGGGCGGTACCACGGCGGTGGGGCTGCATGAGCTCGAGCGGGGTGGAGTGCGCTCGGCCTTCCTCGCCGCGGTGCAAGCCGCCACGGAGCGGTCGCGCCAGCTCGGGCGGGGCTGA
- a CDS encoding MBL fold metallo-hydrolase, with the protein MVQLVTLGTGNPLPDPHRAGPATLVRAAGLDFLFDCGRGVLMRAAATGVLPAGLAAVLLTHLHSDHVTDFNDVVTMRWAMSLTPRPLPVYGPPGTERFVRRTLAMLEDDIGYRLAHHPDLEWEPECQVTEATSGIVFDEGRIRITCEPTDHRPVHPTVGYRVEADGHSIVIAGDTVPCEGLDRLCAGADVYVQTVLHRPLVESIPVPRLQDILGYHSSIEDAARTAARAGVGTLVLTHPIPSPAPGTEQDWIDAAATEFGGEVVLAHDGWELTL; encoded by the coding sequence GTGGTGCAGCTCGTGACCCTCGGCACCGGCAACCCCCTCCCGGACCCGCACCGCGCCGGGCCCGCCACGCTGGTGAGAGCCGCAGGCCTCGACTTCTTGTTCGATTGCGGGCGAGGCGTGCTGATGCGGGCCGCGGCCACGGGTGTGCTGCCCGCGGGCTTGGCGGCGGTCCTGTTGACCCACCTCCACAGCGACCACGTCACCGACTTCAACGACGTCGTGACCATGCGCTGGGCGATGTCACTCACACCACGCCCGCTGCCCGTGTACGGGCCGCCGGGCACCGAACGCTTCGTCCGGCGCACCCTCGCCATGCTCGAGGACGACATCGGCTACCGGCTCGCCCACCATCCCGACCTGGAATGGGAGCCCGAGTGCCAGGTGACCGAGGCGACGTCCGGCATCGTGTTCGACGAGGGCAGGATCCGCATCACCTGCGAGCCCACCGACCACCGGCCCGTGCACCCGACGGTCGGCTACCGCGTCGAGGCGGATGGGCACTCGATCGTCATCGCCGGCGACACGGTGCCCTGCGAAGGCCTCGACCGGCTCTGCGCCGGGGCGGACGTGTACGTACAGACCGTGCTGCACCGCCCGCTGGTGGAGAGCATCCCGGTCCCACGCCTGCAGGACATCCTCGGATACCACTCCAGTATCGAGGACGCAGCCCGCACCGCGGCGCGCGCCGGCGTGGGGACGCTGGTGCTCACCCATCCCATCCCTTCCCCCGCGCCCGGAACCGAGCAGGACTGGATCGACGCTGCCGCGACCGAGTTCGGCGGCGAGGTGGTGCTCGCCCACGACGGATGGGAGCTCACGCTCTGA
- a CDS encoding ABC transporter ATP-binding protein: MTAAIETVELTRGFASGLAVDRVTFSVERGEVLALLGPNGAGKTTTVRLLNGVLRPDRGTARVLGFDATRDGEAVRRRTGVLTENAGLDDRLTTRENLEFTARIRGFNAAAARRRVDEMLERFGMADRAGDLTQGFSTGQRKRIALARALLHDPEVLFLDEPTSGLDPAGTRDVIDLIHELASEGRTIVLATHFLGEAGRLAHRMAVLHNGRLRAFGSPQEIAAEIWQDMAADLDLGGPATEPVLRALRAIDGVTRATASPTGAELRVRGREALAAAVAALVAHEVQVFGAVAHPPTLEDVYFEVERRILAETGDASFSDGFLRRRLQGSENQR; the protein is encoded by the coding sequence GTGACCGCCGCCATCGAGACCGTCGAGCTGACCCGCGGCTTCGCCAGCGGTCTGGCCGTCGACCGCGTCACGTTCTCCGTCGAGCGCGGGGAGGTGCTGGCACTGCTCGGGCCCAACGGGGCGGGCAAGACCACCACCGTCCGCCTGCTCAACGGCGTGCTGCGACCCGACCGGGGCACGGCTCGGGTCCTCGGCTTCGACGCCACCCGAGACGGCGAAGCGGTACGCCGACGCACCGGGGTCCTGACGGAGAACGCCGGGCTCGACGACCGGCTCACCACCCGGGAGAACCTGGAGTTCACCGCCCGTATCCGCGGCTTCAACGCCGCGGCCGCCCGGCGCCGGGTCGACGAGATGCTCGAGCGCTTCGGCATGGCCGATCGGGCCGGCGACCTCACCCAGGGCTTCTCCACCGGGCAACGGAAGCGGATCGCGCTCGCCCGCGCACTGCTGCACGATCCGGAGGTGCTGTTCCTCGACGAACCGACCTCGGGGCTCGACCCCGCCGGCACACGCGACGTGATCGACCTCATCCACGAGCTTGCAAGCGAGGGGCGTACCATCGTGCTGGCGACCCACTTCCTGGGCGAGGCAGGGCGACTCGCGCACCGCATGGCGGTCCTGCACAACGGCCGGCTGCGAGCCTTCGGCAGCCCCCAGGAGATCGCGGCGGAGATCTGGCAGGACATGGCCGCAGACCTGGACCTCGGCGGTCCGGCGACCGAACCGGTCCTCCGCGCCCTCCGCGCGATCGACGGCGTCACCCGGGCCACGGCGTCGCCCACCGGGGCCGAGCTACGCGTGAGGGGTCGTGAGGCGCTGGCCGCGGCGGTCGCCGCGCTCGTGGCGCACGAGGTGCAGGTGTTCGGTGCGGTCGCTCACCCGCCGACCCTCGAGGACGTCTACTTCGAGGTGGAGCGACGCATCCTGGCCGAGACCGGCGACGCATCCTTCAGTGACGGGTTCCTCCGCCGGCGCCTCCAGGGCTCGGAGAACCAGCGATGA
- a CDS encoding ABC transporter permease subunit, translated as MSGAGHTSGQGMDRRAIRTVVRKDLTAVRRSKPIVLPMIFVPLILIVVLPFVLGLIARSSSSQQVQNALSSSVVKDLTGPISSLPEQEQMVVLTLGYLLPPLLLVIPLMVSAVLAADAFAGEKERRTLEGLLHLPISDRDLFVAKVLGAFLPAVAITWIGAVLYALVSNLVAWPVTGRAFLPFTQWTVMIVWIAPAIALLALGLLVVVSSRAKTTQEANQLGGAVILPLIFLGATQASALLLLPWWGVLAAGTLIWMFSLGLVAFNGTRFTRDRLATSA; from the coding sequence ATGAGCGGGGCGGGGCACACGTCCGGGCAGGGCATGGACCGCCGGGCCATCCGCACGGTGGTCCGCAAGGACCTGACCGCGGTGCGGCGCTCGAAGCCCATCGTGCTGCCGATGATCTTCGTGCCGCTCATCCTGATCGTGGTGCTGCCGTTCGTGCTCGGGCTCATCGCCCGGTCTTCCTCGTCGCAACAGGTGCAGAACGCACTCTCGTCGAGTGTGGTGAAAGACCTCACCGGGCCGATCTCCTCGCTGCCCGAGCAGGAGCAGATGGTGGTGCTGACCCTCGGCTACCTGCTGCCACCGTTGCTGCTCGTCATCCCCCTGATGGTCTCGGCGGTGCTCGCCGCCGACGCCTTCGCCGGCGAGAAGGAACGCCGGACACTAGAGGGTCTCCTGCACCTGCCCATCAGCGACCGGGACCTCTTCGTGGCCAAGGTGCTCGGCGCCTTCCTCCCCGCGGTGGCCATCACCTGGATCGGCGCGGTGCTCTACGCGCTGGTGAGCAACCTCGTGGCCTGGCCGGTCACCGGGCGGGCCTTCCTGCCGTTCACCCAGTGGACGGTGATGATCGTGTGGATCGCACCCGCGATTGCTCTGCTGGCCCTCGGGCTGCTGGTGGTGGTGTCGTCCCGGGCCAAGACCACCCAAGAGGCGAACCAGCTCGGCGGCGCGGTGATCCTGCCGTTGATCTTCCTCGGCGCGACCCAGGCCTCCGCGCTGCTGTTGCTCCCCTGGTGGGGAGTCCTGGCTGCCGGCACCCTGATCTGGATGTTCTCGCTCGGGCTGGTGGCATTCAACGGGACGCGCTTCACGCGCGACCGCCTCGCCACCTCCGCCTGA
- a CDS encoding CAP domain-containing protein, with amino-acid sequence MRMSHQRVRRASHGRLPAALVLALAVIAAAGLWASPVHAQSTGEWLRLVNDLRSSRGLAPLQLDANLSSLAQRWSEKMAADGAISHDPNLAGGVTADWTKLGENVGTGTDRQGIWQAFLNSPPHLANLVDPQFTHIGIGTTFVGDREFVVHRFMAVAGGGSADEGSGGSEVTTNGSAGGFGAAAPRASTTSPPATHPPAEPDPAPPSTPASPPPPAEPGRVAAMLEALRDATG; translated from the coding sequence ATGAGGATGTCACACCAGCGGGTTCGGAGGGCGAGCCACGGGAGGCTCCCCGCGGCCCTCGTGCTGGCCCTGGCGGTGATCGCCGCCGCTGGCCTGTGGGCCTCGCCAGTCCACGCCCAAAGCACCGGCGAGTGGCTGCGTCTGGTGAACGACCTGCGGTCCTCGCGCGGCCTCGCTCCACTGCAGCTCGATGCCAACCTCTCCTCGCTGGCCCAACGCTGGTCGGAGAAGATGGCCGCCGACGGCGCGATCTCCCACGACCCGAACCTCGCCGGGGGGGTCACGGCCGACTGGACGAAGCTGGGCGAGAACGTCGGCACCGGCACCGACCGGCAGGGCATCTGGCAAGCCTTCCTCAACAGTCCCCCGCACCTCGCCAACCTGGTCGATCCCCAGTTCACCCACATCGGGATCGGCACCACCTTCGTGGGGGACCGGGAGTTCGTGGTCCACCGGTTCATGGCCGTGGCCGGCGGCGGCTCGGCGGACGAGGGCTCCGGCGGGTCGGAGGTCACGACGAACGGCTCGGCCGGCGGCTTCGGAGCTGCCGCTCCGAGAGCATCCACCACGAGCCCGCCGGCGACCCACCCGCCGGCGGAACCCGACCCCGCCCCACCGAGCACCCCGGCCAGCCCACCGCCGCCGGCAGAGCCGGGCCGGGTGGCCGCGATGCTCGAAGCGCTGCGCGACGCCACCGGTTGA
- a CDS encoding SAM hydrolase/SAM-dependent halogenase family protein, giving the protein MPLRYDTVTFLSDYGRVDEFVGVVHSVIRSLAPEVTVIDLTHDVPPYDVRAAGLTLARSAQYLCPGVVLAIVDPGVGTDRRGVAVEVGEGMSVLIGPDNGVLAPAVALCGGASRAVALTNPDYQLPAPGPTFAGRDVFAPAAAHLCNGVPLEELGEVVDPVTLLPGVLPVTHEDGAALVGEVLWIDRYGNAQLNVDPAEIEPYGERVRLRFEGEQRTARRVRTFAELAAGEIGLVVDSYGLVSVVVDRHSAAQELGLRPSTEVRLEPIPDSDEGEESGITTAVHLARKEARP; this is encoded by the coding sequence ATGCCGTTGCGGTACGACACGGTCACGTTCCTGTCCGACTACGGGCGGGTCGACGAGTTCGTGGGCGTGGTGCACTCGGTGATCCGGTCGCTCGCACCGGAGGTGACGGTGATCGACCTCACCCATGACGTACCTCCCTACGACGTGCGCGCCGCGGGTCTCACCCTGGCCCGGAGCGCCCAGTACTTGTGTCCCGGGGTGGTGTTGGCCATCGTGGACCCAGGCGTGGGCACCGACCGCCGTGGGGTGGCGGTCGAAGTCGGCGAGGGCATGTCGGTGCTGATCGGCCCCGACAACGGGGTGCTGGCGCCAGCCGTGGCGCTCTGCGGGGGCGCGTCCCGAGCCGTTGCCCTGACCAACCCCGACTACCAACTCCCGGCCCCCGGGCCGACCTTCGCCGGGCGGGACGTCTTCGCTCCCGCCGCGGCCCACCTGTGCAACGGGGTGCCGCTCGAGGAGCTCGGCGAGGTGGTCGACCCCGTGACCCTCCTGCCCGGCGTGCTGCCGGTGACCCATGAGGACGGCGCTGCGCTCGTGGGGGAGGTGCTCTGGATCGACCGGTACGGCAACGCGCAGCTCAACGTGGACCCGGCCGAGATCGAGCCGTACGGTGAGCGGGTGCGCCTGCGCTTCGAGGGTGAGCAGCGCACCGCTCGGCGGGTGCGCACGTTCGCCGAGCTGGCTGCGGGCGAGATCGGCCTGGTGGTCGACTCCTACGGGTTGGTGTCGGTGGTCGTGGACCGCCACTCCGCGGCCCAGGAGCTCGGGCTGCGGCCATCGACCGAAGTTCGCCTGGAGCCGATCCCCGACAGCGATGAGGGAGAGGAGTCGGGGATCACGACCGCGGTCCACCTCGCCCGGAAGGAGGCTCGCCCGTGA
- a CDS encoding precorrin-2 dehydrogenase/sirohydrochlorin ferrochelatase family protein, which produces MDDPLFPVNLRLTGRRCLVVGGGRVAQQKVEALLEAGAAVHVVAPAVSDVIRALPGVTWDERPYREGDVAGYRLVITATGDREVDRAVYLDGETHGVWVNSADDPDHCAFTLPARLRRGRLLLAVSTAGSSPAVATWLRRRLEREIGPEYGELVELVAEERERIRAEGRSTEEVDWQRALDSGMLELIREGRLAEAKERLQACLSSSSA; this is translated from the coding sequence GTGGACGATCCGCTCTTCCCGGTGAACCTGCGGCTCACCGGGCGTCGATGCCTGGTGGTCGGCGGTGGGCGGGTCGCGCAACAGAAGGTGGAGGCCCTGCTGGAGGCGGGAGCGGCGGTCCATGTCGTGGCCCCGGCGGTCAGTGACGTGATCCGGGCGCTGCCGGGGGTCACGTGGGACGAACGGCCCTACCGGGAGGGAGACGTCGCGGGGTACCGGTTGGTGATCACGGCGACCGGCGATCGCGAGGTGGACCGGGCGGTGTACCTGGACGGCGAGACCCACGGGGTCTGGGTGAACAGCGCGGACGACCCCGACCACTGCGCGTTCACCCTTCCCGCTCGGCTGCGCCGCGGTCGCCTGCTGCTCGCGGTGTCCACCGCCGGGAGCAGCCCCGCGGTCGCCACGTGGCTGCGTCGGCGGCTCGAACGCGAGATCGGGCCCGAGTACGGCGAGCTGGTGGAGCTGGTCGCCGAAGAGCGGGAACGGATCCGAGCCGAGGGGCGCTCGACCGAGGAGGTCGATTGGCAAAGGGCCCTGGACTCGGGAATGCTGGAGCTCATCCGCGAGGGTCGCCTCGCCGAAGCCAAGGAGCGCCTCCAGGCGTGTCTCTCGTCGTCATCGGCCTGA
- a CDS encoding glutamyl-tRNA reductase produces the protein MSLVVIGLNHRTVPLDLLERMTIDESRLPKALHDVASREFVSEAVVLSTCNRTEIYVLAERFHPAYHDIRNFLSEVAYLPPEEFSDHLYVHYDDDAVHHLFAVAAGIDSAVVGEAEILGQVRAAWERARDEGTSGAALNMLFRHALEVGKRARSETGISRSIVSVSTAAVAMAADRLGSLEGRRVLVLGAGDMGEGMVRALVQRGVGDLFVANRTWERALELATRVGGTAVRLAELNETLATVDLLLTGTGASSIMLEHGDLARVMRARPGRPLLVVDVAVPRDVDPGAAELAGVTLLDMDDLRAFASAGMAERRREVTAVERIIAEELERFTALSTAREVAPLIAALHDKAEAVRTAELERFSARLSALDPVAREVVEALTRGLVAKLLHEPTVGLKGAAGTPRGERLAEAVRDLFDL, from the coding sequence GTGTCTCTCGTCGTCATCGGCCTGAACCACCGGACCGTCCCGCTCGATCTCCTCGAGCGCATGACGATCGACGAGTCGCGACTCCCCAAGGCCCTCCACGACGTCGCCTCCCGGGAGTTCGTGAGCGAGGCCGTCGTACTGTCGACCTGCAACCGCACCGAGATCTACGTCCTCGCCGAGCGGTTCCACCCCGCCTACCACGACATCCGCAACTTCCTCTCCGAAGTCGCCTACCTGCCACCCGAGGAGTTCAGCGATCACCTCTACGTCCACTACGACGACGACGCGGTCCACCACCTGTTCGCCGTCGCTGCGGGGATCGACTCCGCCGTGGTCGGCGAGGCCGAGATCCTCGGGCAGGTTCGAGCGGCGTGGGAGCGGGCCCGCGACGAGGGCACCAGTGGTGCGGCGCTCAACATGCTGTTCCGGCATGCGCTCGAAGTCGGCAAGCGCGCCCGCAGCGAGACCGGCATCTCGCGCAGCATCGTGTCCGTGTCGACCGCAGCGGTGGCCATGGCCGCCGACCGGCTCGGCAGCCTCGAGGGCCGGCGGGTGCTCGTGCTGGGCGCGGGCGACATGGGCGAAGGCATGGTACGAGCGCTGGTGCAGCGGGGTGTCGGGGACCTGTTCGTCGCCAACCGCACCTGGGAGCGGGCGCTGGAGCTGGCCACCCGGGTGGGGGGAACGGCCGTTCGGCTGGCCGAGCTGAACGAGACCCTCGCCACCGTCGACCTGCTGCTCACCGGAACGGGCGCCAGCTCGATCATGCTCGAGCACGGGGACCTGGCCCGAGTGATGCGGGCTCGCCCGGGCCGGCCGTTGCTCGTGGTCGACGTGGCGGTACCCCGCGACGTCGATCCGGGCGCAGCGGAGCTGGCAGGCGTCACCCTGCTGGACATGGACGACCTGCGCGCCTTCGCCTCGGCGGGGATGGCCGAGCGGCGGCGCGAGGTGACCGCCGTCGAGCGCATCATCGCCGAGGAGCTCGAGCGGTTCACGGCGCTCAGCACCGCTCGGGAGGTCGCACCGCTGATCGCCGCGCTCCACGACAAGGCCGAAGCCGTCCGGACAGCCGAGCTGGAGCGGTTCTCGGCCCGGCTTTCGGCACTCGATCCCGTGGCGCGGGAGGTCGTCGAGGCGCTGACCAGAGGGCTCGTGGCGAAGTTGCTGCACGAGCCCACCGTTGGGCTCAAGGGAGCTGCCGGGACTCCTCGGGGCGAGCGGCTGGCCGAAGCGGTCCGTGACCTGTTCGATCTCTGA
- a CDS encoding helix-turn-helix domain-containing protein, giving the protein MASPASRGRFLTVAEVAQMMRVSTMTVYRLIKAGDLASVRVGKSYRIREEDVDAYLAKRYTEAG; this is encoded by the coding sequence GTGGCGTCACCGGCGTCGCGCGGGCGCTTCCTGACGGTGGCGGAGGTGGCCCAGATGATGCGGGTCTCGACCATGACCGTGTACCGGTTGATCAAGGCCGGCGACCTCGCGTCGGTGCGGGTGGGCAAGAGCTACCGCATCCGCGAGGAAGACGTCGACGCCTACCTCGCGAAGCGCTACACCGAAGCTGGCTGA
- the hemC gene encoding hydroxymethylbilane synthase: MSEAAVRIATRGSALARWQAEHAARLLRRAATAAGLELEAELVVVETTADRRLDIPIPEIGGKGVFVKEVQAALLDGRADVAVHSAKDLPSTTPDGLVLAAVPQRADPRDALVGYTLASLPRGAVVASGSLRRRAQLAALRPDLVFEGLRGNIATRLEKIPPGGAIVMAVAAIVRLGIDLAGIDHEILAPSVMVPQVGQGALAIECRSDEASLRDRLRAVEHAASRTAVDAERAFLAELGGDCGLPAGAYATVDDRTGMITLEGMLAAPDGSTVLRHVAAGTDAVAVGRAVARHLLHEEGGAALLPG; this comes from the coding sequence GTGAGCGAGGCCGCCGTGCGGATCGCCACCCGGGGCAGTGCCCTGGCGCGCTGGCAAGCCGAGCACGCGGCGCGGCTGCTCCGGCGGGCTGCGACCGCGGCCGGGCTGGAGCTCGAGGCCGAGCTGGTGGTGGTGGAGACCACGGCCGATCGGCGGCTCGACATCCCGATCCCGGAGATTGGTGGCAAGGGGGTCTTCGTGAAGGAGGTCCAAGCCGCCCTGCTGGATGGCCGAGCCGACGTGGCGGTGCACTCGGCCAAGGACCTGCCGTCGACGACCCCGGACGGCTTGGTGCTGGCGGCCGTTCCCCAGCGAGCGGATCCCCGTGACGCGCTGGTGGGCTACACGTTGGCGAGTCTGCCTCGGGGCGCGGTGGTGGCGAGCGGGTCGCTCCGCCGTCGCGCCCAGCTCGCCGCGCTGCGCCCGGATCTGGTCTTCGAGGGTCTGCGGGGGAACATCGCCACCCGCCTGGAGAAGATCCCGCCCGGCGGGGCGATCGTGATGGCGGTGGCGGCGATCGTGCGGCTGGGCATCGACCTGGCCGGCATCGACCACGAGATCCTTGCGCCGTCGGTGATGGTCCCCCAGGTCGGCCAGGGAGCGCTGGCCATCGAGTGCCGCTCTGACGAAGCGAGCCTGCGCGACCGGTTACGTGCTGTGGAGCACGCGGCCTCCCGCACCGCGGTCGATGCCGAGCGGGCGTTCCTCGCCGAGCTCGGCGGTGACTGCGGCCTGCCGGCGGGTGCCTATGCCACCGTCGACGACCGCACCGGGATGATCACCCTGGAGGGCATGCTCGCCGCGCCCGACGGCAGCACCGTGCTGCGCCACGTGGCAGCCGGCACCGATGCGGTGGCGGTGGGTCGGGCCGTCGCCCGGCACCTCCTCCACGAGGAGGGGGGAGCCGCACTCCTCCCGGGCTGA
- a CDS encoding long-chain-fatty-acid--CoA ligase, with translation MNIASIIEPHPGDAVALVSRGKPTTYGELRAQVAALRGGLTGLGLQAGDRVGIACGNNWYFVVAYLSVTGVGCIAVPLNPLAPALELERELAVTGCRALVAGPAAKASVQGLDRSAVPSLEHLLVAAGTELAGAVELEELLGAEPVPIVERDPDELAVLMFTSGTAGPPRAAMLSHRNLLSNLEQVHALAARRQHPDDVVFGVLPLFHIFGLNVMLGLTLYSGSRVVLIERFDPASGLEAIERHGITIVTGPPTMWAAWAGLPAADPRAFESVRLGISGAAKLPIETAQLIEDRFGLHLDEGYGLTEASPVVTSATGTDAPWGSIGLPLPGVRMRLVDADGEDVLAGDTGEIWVQGPNVFQGYWNEPEATAAALTADGWLRTGDIAVVDDEGYVFLVDRAKDLIIVSGFNVYPAEVEAVLAEHPAVEACAVVGVPHPHSGEAVKAYVVLAPGKAAEEDDIVAWCAERLARYKCPSKVMFVDELPRGIAGKVLRRALR, from the coding sequence GTGAACATCGCCTCGATCATCGAGCCGCATCCTGGCGACGCCGTGGCCCTCGTCAGCCGGGGCAAGCCCACGACCTACGGCGAGCTGCGGGCCCAGGTGGCGGCGCTGCGCGGCGGCCTGACCGGTCTCGGGTTGCAGGCGGGGGATCGGGTCGGGATCGCCTGCGGCAACAACTGGTACTTCGTGGTCGCCTACCTCTCGGTGACCGGCGTGGGATGCATCGCGGTGCCGCTGAACCCGCTGGCTCCCGCGCTGGAGCTCGAACGGGAGCTGGCGGTCACCGGCTGCCGAGCGCTCGTCGCCGGTCCGGCGGCCAAGGCGTCGGTGCAGGGGCTGGATCGTTCTGCGGTACCGTCCCTCGAGCACCTCTTGGTGGCGGCGGGCACCGAGCTCGCTGGTGCGGTCGAGCTGGAGGAGCTGCTCGGGGCCGAGCCGGTCCCGATCGTCGAGCGTGATCCCGACGAGCTGGCGGTGCTGATGTTCACGAGCGGCACCGCCGGCCCACCGCGAGCGGCGATGCTCAGCCATCGGAACCTGCTGTCGAACCTCGAGCAGGTGCACGCGCTGGCGGCCCGGCGCCAGCATCCCGACGATGTCGTGTTCGGCGTGCTGCCGCTGTTCCACATCTTCGGGCTCAACGTGATGCTCGGTCTCACCCTGTACTCGGGGTCACGGGTGGTGCTCATCGAGCGCTTCGACCCTGCCTCGGGTCTCGAGGCGATCGAGCGGCACGGCATCACCATCGTCACGGGCCCACCGACCATGTGGGCGGCGTGGGCCGGCCTGCCCGCAGCGGACCCCCGGGCGTTCGAGTCGGTCCGGCTCGGCATCTCGGGGGCGGCCAAGTTGCCCATCGAGACCGCGCAGCTCATCGAAGACCGCTTCGGGCTCCACCTCGACGAGGGGTACGGGCTGACCGAGGCGTCCCCCGTGGTGACCTCCGCCACCGGCACCGACGCTCCGTGGGGCTCGATCGGGTTGCCGTTGCCTGGTGTGCGCATGCGGCTGGTCGATGCCGACGGCGAGGACGTGCTCGCCGGCGACACGGGAGAGATCTGGGTCCAGGGCCCGAACGTCTTCCAGGGCTACTGGAACGAGCCGGAGGCCACCGCCGCGGCGTTGACGGCAGACGGTTGGCTCCGCACGGGTGACATCGCGGTGGTGGACGACGAGGGCTACGTGTTCCTCGTCGACCGGGCCAAGGACCTCATCATCGTGTCGGGCTTCAACGTCTACCCGGCCGAGGTCGAAGCGGTCCTGGCCGAGCACCCCGCGGTGGAGGCGTGTGCCGTGGTCGGGGTCCCGCACCCCCATTCCGGTGAGGCGGTGAAGGCCTACGTGGTGCTCGCACCGGGCAAGGCCGCGGAGGAGGATGACATCGTCGCGTGGTGCGCCGAGCGGCTCGCCCGGTACAAGTGCCCGAGCAAGGTGATGTTCGTGGACGAGCTCCCTCGGGGGATCGCCGGGAAGGTCCTCCGGCGCGCCCTGCGCTGA